Proteins encoded by one window of Roseibium sp. Sym1:
- a CDS encoding FadR/GntR family transcriptional regulator — translation MTFVATGGLGSQIGNHTDQVVEQLGRAIVAGEYPPETMIPLDPDISEMFDVSRTVVREAKKMLIAKGLIQSKAKVGTHVRPASEWNMFDPDVLRWHAALKNQRPFLEDLFEIRLIFEPAAASSAAKQATDADCAALAKLCDNLATGNDRAAVAVADLEFHKMILKLSGNRFLQSLGDLVQAALYSLFIAEANERNDQETYEFVERHRAIVTAITAGDAKGAYEAMEQVILAGRKIELNI, via the coding sequence ATGACATTCGTCGCCACCGGCGGACTGGGCAGCCAGATCGGAAATCACACCGATCAGGTGGTCGAACAACTGGGTCGCGCCATCGTTGCCGGCGAGTACCCGCCGGAAACCATGATCCCGCTGGACCCGGACATCTCGGAAATGTTCGATGTGTCACGCACCGTGGTGCGCGAAGCAAAGAAGATGCTGATCGCCAAAGGGCTGATCCAGTCCAAGGCCAAGGTGGGCACCCATGTGCGGCCGGCGTCGGAATGGAACATGTTCGACCCGGATGTCCTGCGCTGGCACGCCGCCCTCAAGAACCAGCGCCCGTTCCTGGAAGACCTGTTCGAGATCCGGCTCATCTTCGAACCGGCCGCCGCCAGCAGCGCCGCCAAGCAGGCGACCGACGCCGATTGCGCGGCCCTCGCAAAACTCTGCGACAACCTGGCGACCGGCAACGACCGCGCCGCGGTCGCGGTCGCGGACCTGGAATTCCACAAGATGATCCTGAAGCTGTCCGGCAACCGCTTCCTGCAGTCGTTGGGTGACCTTGTACAGGCCGCGCTCTATTCCCTGTTCATTGCAGAAGCCAACGAGCGCAACGACCAGGAAACCTACGAATTCGTCGAACGCCACCGGGCCATTGTCACGGCGATCACCGCTGGTGACGCCAAGGGCGCCTATGAGGCCATGGAACAGGTCATCCTGGCCGGTCGGAAGATCGAGCTGAATATCTGA
- the araD1 gene encoding AraD1 family protein, giving the protein MLISQILDDTGAQAVVVRSGSEACILKGAPSTYHLVQEAIRTGQSLTECIRGYELGAAVDLEQLAAEGRLLLPITHPDGAHLHLTGTGLTHLGSAATRNAMHAKSKDSDAPVTDSMKMFNMGLESGRPTPGHVGVQPEWFYKGNGACAVAPGGDLVSPGFCDDGGEEPEIAGVYVIAEDGSPFRVGFALANEFSDHVMERQNYLYLAHSKLRPASFGPELLVGDLPENVEGTSRIYRDGSVLWEKPFLSGEANMSHTLANLEHHHFKYGVFRQPGDVHVHMFGTATLSFADGVSCREGDEVEISAPGFGVPLKNRLVFRPAEDAAIQVKVL; this is encoded by the coding sequence ATGTTGATTTCCCAGATCCTGGATGACACCGGTGCGCAAGCGGTCGTCGTCCGAAGCGGCAGCGAAGCCTGTATCCTGAAAGGGGCTCCATCGACCTACCATCTGGTTCAGGAAGCCATCCGGACGGGGCAGAGCCTGACCGAATGCATTCGCGGGTACGAACTGGGCGCCGCGGTCGATCTGGAACAGCTGGCCGCCGAAGGCCGCCTGCTGCTGCCGATCACCCATCCGGACGGAGCCCACCTGCATCTGACCGGCACCGGCCTGACGCATCTGGGGTCGGCCGCGACACGCAACGCCATGCATGCCAAGTCGAAGGACAGCGATGCGCCCGTCACCGACAGCATGAAGATGTTCAACATGGGGCTGGAAAGCGGACGCCCGACGCCCGGCCATGTCGGCGTCCAGCCGGAGTGGTTCTACAAGGGCAACGGCGCTTGCGCCGTCGCGCCGGGAGGCGATCTGGTCAGCCCGGGTTTCTGCGACGATGGCGGCGAGGAACCGGAAATCGCCGGCGTCTATGTCATCGCGGAAGACGGGTCGCCGTTCCGGGTCGGCTTTGCGCTTGCCAACGAGTTCTCGGACCATGTCATGGAGCGCCAGAACTACCTTTATCTGGCCCATTCCAAGCTGCGCCCGGCGTCTTTCGGGCCGGAACTGCTGGTCGGCGACCTCCCGGAAAATGTCGAGGGGACCAGCCGGATCTACCGGGATGGCTCGGTGCTCTGGGAAAAGCCGTTCCTGTCGGGCGAGGCGAACATGTCGCACACGCTCGCCAATCTGGAACATCATCATTTCAAATACGGCGTCTTCCGCCAGCCGGGCGATGTTCACGTGCACATGTTCGGAACCGCGACCCTGTCCTTTGCCGACGGCGTTTCCTGCCGGGAAGGCGACGAGGTCGAGATTTCAGCGCCGGGCTTCGGCGTCCCCCTGAAGAACCGGCTTGTTTTCCGGCCCGCGGAAGATGCCGCCATTCAAGTGAAAGTGCTTTAG
- a CDS encoding aldehyde dehydrogenase (NADP(+)) translates to MTFMPHGKQLVAGQWVASDATFASQPAAGASHSFSVGTAEQVDAACRAAEEAFWTYGYSSSEDRAKFLNAIADEIEARADAITEIGMAETGLPQARLQGERGRTTGQLRLFASHILKGDYLDKRHDEALPDRQPLPRPDLKLIQRPIGPVAVFGASNFPLAFSTAGGDTASALAAGCPVVVRGHPAHPGTGEIVAEAIAAAVKSCGLHPGVFSFIQGDGYEVGQALVQHPLITAVGFTGSLRGGRALFDLCAQRPVPIPFFGELGSVNPMFLLPAALSARGEAIAKGWAGSLTMGAGQFCTNPGIVLVLDGPDADAFVKAATDALGEIGAQTMLTDGIAEAFRSGSKRVAGSSGVRELIGTSCDTREAAPYFFETTGDNWLANETLGEEVFGPLGIVVRVKDEVQLLEIAKGLEGQLTCTLQMDDGDTDLARRLMPVLERKAGRVLANGFPTGVEVADAMVHGGPYPASTNFGATSVGTLAIRRFLRPVCYQNLPDALLPVS, encoded by the coding sequence ATGACATTCATGCCACACGGAAAACAGCTCGTTGCCGGACAATGGGTTGCAAGTGACGCCACCTTTGCATCGCAGCCGGCTGCAGGTGCTTCTCACAGCTTTTCGGTCGGAACCGCCGAGCAGGTCGATGCCGCATGCCGGGCCGCCGAAGAAGCGTTCTGGACCTATGGCTATTCCTCGAGTGAAGACCGCGCGAAGTTCCTGAACGCGATTGCCGACGAGATCGAGGCCCGCGCGGATGCCATCACGGAAATCGGCATGGCGGAAACCGGTCTGCCGCAGGCACGCCTGCAGGGCGAGCGGGGCCGCACCACCGGACAGCTGCGCCTCTTCGCCAGCCATATCCTCAAGGGCGATTACCTGGACAAGCGTCATGACGAGGCGTTGCCGGACCGCCAGCCGCTGCCGCGTCCGGACCTGAAGCTCATCCAGCGCCCGATCGGACCGGTCGCCGTCTTCGGCGCGTCGAATTTCCCGCTGGCGTTCTCGACGGCAGGCGGCGATACCGCCTCCGCGCTTGCCGCCGGTTGTCCGGTGGTCGTGCGCGGCCATCCCGCCCACCCGGGCACGGGCGAAATTGTCGCCGAGGCGATTGCCGCGGCGGTCAAGTCCTGCGGTCTGCATCCCGGTGTCTTCTCCTTCATTCAGGGCGACGGTTATGAAGTCGGTCAGGCGCTGGTCCAGCATCCGCTGATCACCGCCGTCGGCTTCACCGGCTCCCTGCGTGGCGGCCGCGCGCTGTTCGACCTGTGTGCGCAGCGGCCGGTGCCGATCCCGTTCTTCGGCGAGCTCGGCTCCGTCAACCCGATGTTCCTTCTTCCCGCAGCGCTGTCCGCGCGGGGCGAGGCGATCGCCAAGGGCTGGGCCGGATCGCTCACAATGGGGGCAGGGCAGTTCTGCACCAATCCGGGGATCGTGCTGGTGCTCGACGGCCCGGACGCCGACGCCTTCGTCAAGGCGGCGACGGACGCTCTCGGAGAGATCGGTGCGCAGACCATGCTGACCGACGGTATTGCCGAGGCCTTCCGCTCCGGCAGCAAACGTGTTGCCGGGTCCAGCGGCGTGCGCGAACTGATCGGCACGAGCTGTGACACGCGCGAGGCAGCGCCGTACTTCTTCGAGACCACCGGTGACAACTGGCTGGCCAATGAGACCCTGGGCGAAGAGGTCTTCGGACCGCTCGGCATCGTCGTGCGCGTCAAGGACGAGGTCCAGCTCCTGGAAATCGCCAAGGGCCTGGAGGGGCAGCTCACCTGTACCCTTCAGATGGACGACGGCGACACCGATCTGGCCCGCAGGCTGATGCCGGTGCTGGAACGCAAGGCCGGCCGCGTGCTGGCCAACGGCTTCCCGACCGGTGTCGAGGTGGCCGACGCCATGGTCCATGGCGGTCCTTACCCGGCCTCGACCAATTTCGGCGCGACCTCGGTCGGTACCCTCGCCATCCGCCGCTTCCTGCGCCCGGTCTGCTACCAGAACCTTCCGGACGCGCTGCTGCCGGTCAGCTGA
- the araD gene encoding L-arabinonate dehydratase, producing the protein MSFKPAKWPRKLRSAEWFGGTSRDHIYHRSWMKNQGLPDDLFDGRPVIGICNTWSQLTPCNGHLRDLAERVKHGIYEAGGFPVEFPVFSTGESTLRPTAMMFRNLAAMDVEEAIRSTPLDGVVLLVGCDKTTPSLIMGAASVDLPSIVVTGGPMLNGWFQGERVGSGTHLWKFSEAVKAGEMTQEEFLEAEAAMSRSPGTCNTMGTASTMASMAEALGMALSGNAAIPAVDSRRRVMAHLSGRRIVQMVKDDLKPSDILTREAFENAIRTNGAIGGSTNAVIHLLAIAGRVGLDLSLDDWDQLGRDIPTIVNLMPSGKYLMEEFFYAGGLPVVIKRLGEAGMLHKDAITVAGEAIWDQVKDAKNWNEDVILPVEKALTSQGGIAVLKGNLAPNGAVLKPSAASPHLLRHKGRAVVFEDIDDYKARINDDALDIDETCVMVLKNCGPKGYPGMSEVGNMGLPPKVLKKGITDMVRISDARMSGTAYGTVVLHTSPEAAAGGPLAVVRTGDMIELDVPNRKIHLDISDAELAERLAAWAPSHHVPESGYARLFHDHVQGADTGADFDFLKGCRGSAVPKDSH; encoded by the coding sequence ATGTCTTTCAAACCGGCAAAATGGCCGCGCAAATTGCGCTCGGCCGAATGGTTCGGCGGCACCAGCCGCGATCACATCTATCATCGCAGCTGGATGAAGAACCAGGGCCTGCCGGATGACCTTTTCGACGGCCGTCCGGTGATCGGCATTTGCAACACCTGGTCCCAGCTCACCCCGTGCAACGGTCACCTCAGGGATCTTGCGGAGCGGGTCAAGCACGGCATCTACGAGGCCGGTGGTTTTCCGGTCGAGTTCCCCGTGTTCTCGACCGGCGAAAGCACATTGCGGCCGACCGCGATGATGTTCCGCAATCTGGCCGCGATGGACGTCGAAGAAGCGATCCGCTCGACGCCGCTCGACGGCGTCGTGCTGCTGGTCGGCTGCGACAAGACCACGCCATCCCTGATCATGGGGGCCGCCTCCGTCGACCTGCCGTCCATCGTGGTGACCGGCGGACCGATGCTGAACGGCTGGTTCCAGGGCGAACGGGTCGGATCGGGCACGCATCTCTGGAAATTCTCCGAAGCGGTCAAGGCCGGCGAAATGACCCAGGAGGAATTCCTGGAGGCCGAAGCGGCGATGAGCCGCTCGCCGGGGACCTGCAACACCATGGGCACCGCCTCCACCATGGCTTCCATGGCCGAGGCGCTCGGCATGGCGCTGTCCGGAAATGCCGCCATCCCAGCGGTCGACAGCCGGCGCCGGGTGATGGCGCATCTGTCCGGGCGCCGGATCGTGCAGATGGTCAAGGACGACCTGAAACCCTCCGACATCCTGACCCGCGAGGCTTTCGAGAACGCCATCCGCACCAACGGCGCCATCGGCGGATCGACCAATGCTGTCATCCATCTGCTGGCGATTGCGGGCCGGGTCGGGCTGGACCTGTCGCTCGACGACTGGGATCAGCTCGGCAGGGACATTCCCACGATCGTCAACCTGATGCCGTCCGGCAAATACCTGATGGAAGAGTTCTTCTACGCCGGTGGCCTGCCGGTGGTGATCAAGCGGCTCGGCGAAGCCGGCATGCTCCACAAGGACGCGATCACGGTTGCCGGCGAGGCGATCTGGGATCAGGTCAAGGATGCGAAGAACTGGAACGAGGATGTCATCCTGCCGGTCGAAAAGGCGCTGACGAGCCAGGGCGGCATCGCGGTTTTGAAGGGCAATCTCGCGCCCAATGGCGCGGTGCTGAAGCCGTCGGCCGCCTCGCCGCACCTGCTGCGGCACAAGGGCAGGGCGGTCGTTTTCGAGGACATCGACGACTACAAGGCCAGGATCAACGACGATGCGCTCGACATCGACGAGACCTGCGTGATGGTGCTGAAGAACTGCGGTCCCAAGGGCTATCCGGGCATGTCCGAGGTCGGCAACATGGGACTGCCGCCCAAGGTGCTCAAGAAGGGCATCACCGACATGGTGCGCATTTCCGATGCGCGCATGTCCGGCACCGCCTACGGCACCGTTGTCCTGCACACGTCTCCGGAAGCGGCCGCCGGCGGCCCTCTTGCCGTCGTGCGCACCGGAGACATGATCGAGCTGGACGTGCCCAACCGGAAAATCCATCTGGATATTTCCGATGCTGAACTGGCTGAACGGCTTGCGGCCTGGGCGCCCAGTCACCATGTCCCGGAGAGCGGTTATGCCCGCCTGTTCCACGATCACGTCCAGGGTGCCGATACCGGTGCCGATTTCGATTTCCTGAAAGGCTGCCGCGGCTCCGCCGTGCCGAAGGATTCTCACTGA
- a CDS encoding Gfo/Idh/MocA family protein: MAEKLALVGIGKIARDQHIPAIEANADWALEAAVSRHAGVDGIDHFTDIDELLETRPDISVVSLAIPPQPRFEYAARALKAGKHVMLEKPPGQSLAECYTLEALAREQGVTLFATWHSRYADNVPALKAFLAERTLKSLKITWKEDVRRWHPGQEWIWEPGGMGVFDPGINALSILTEILPYPVHLAGATLEFPDNRATPIAASLDFADPTGAEMSAEFDWRQEGPQTWDIDIETDRGSAKLSLGGERLEIGGEPAIQGANHEYANLYARMAELVKNGESDVDLSPMIHVCDAFSLGRRLTTDAFHF; this comes from the coding sequence ATGGCTGAAAAACTGGCGCTGGTGGGCATCGGCAAGATCGCCCGCGATCAGCATATTCCCGCAATTGAAGCCAATGCGGACTGGGCGCTCGAGGCGGCGGTCAGCCGCCATGCCGGTGTCGACGGCATAGATCACTTCACGGATATCGACGAATTGCTCGAGACGCGTCCGGACATTTCGGTGGTCTCGCTCGCGATTCCGCCCCAGCCCCGCTTCGAATACGCGGCCAGGGCCCTCAAGGCCGGCAAGCATGTCATGCTGGAAAAACCGCCGGGACAGAGCCTGGCGGAATGCTACACCCTCGAGGCACTGGCCAGGGAACAGGGCGTGACCCTGTTTGCCACCTGGCATTCGCGCTATGCCGACAATGTCCCGGCCCTGAAAGCCTTTCTCGCGGAACGCACGCTGAAAAGCCTGAAGATAACCTGGAAGGAAGACGTGCGGCGCTGGCATCCGGGCCAGGAATGGATCTGGGAACCGGGCGGCATGGGAGTCTTCGATCCGGGCATCAATGCCCTGTCGATCCTGACGGAAATTCTTCCCTATCCGGTACATCTTGCCGGGGCCACGCTGGAATTCCCGGACAACCGGGCAACGCCGATTGCCGCCAGCCTGGACTTCGCCGACCCGACGGGCGCCGAGATGAGCGCCGAGTTCGACTGGCGCCAGGAAGGTCCGCAGACCTGGGACATCGATATTGAAACCGACAGGGGCAGTGCAAAACTGTCTCTTGGGGGGGAACGACTGGAAATCGGGGGCGAGCCCGCTATACAGGGAGCGAACCACGAATATGCCAATCTCTATGCCCGCATGGCGGAGCTGGTGAAGAACGGAGAGAGCGACGTTGACCTGTCGCCGATGATCCATGTCTGTGACGCCTTCTCCCTGGGCCGCAGGCTCACCACGGACGCCTTTCACTTCTAG
- the yjfF gene encoding galactofuranose ABC transporter, permease protein YjfF, translating into MRSTHLPLLITIATFVLAYTLCASQYPSMLSTRVVANLLTDNAFLGIAAVGMTFVILSGGIDLSVGSVIAFTGVFLAVILRDTSIHPLAAFVLVLAITISFGAAMGAMIHYLEMPPFIVTLAGMFLARGAAYVLSTDSVPITHEFYDTLQSLYWKAPGGGRFRLTGMIMLLTFLTGIIVAHRTRFGQNVYAVGGGLQTARLMGVPLGWTTIGIYATSGGLAGLAGIVFSLYTSAGYSLATVGVELDAIAAVVIGGTLLTGGTGFVAGTFFGILIMGLIQTFIVFDGTLSSWWTKIVIGGLLFGFILLQKGLTWATTLRRKPATEFAAQS; encoded by the coding sequence CGCGCGTCGTGGCAAACCTCCTGACGGACAACGCCTTCCTGGGGATTGCCGCCGTCGGCATGACATTCGTGATCCTCTCCGGCGGCATCGATCTGTCCGTCGGCTCGGTGATCGCCTTTACCGGCGTCTTTCTGGCTGTGATCCTGAGGGACACCTCGATCCATCCGCTGGCCGCCTTTGTCCTGGTATTGGCGATCACCATCTCCTTCGGCGCGGCGATGGGCGCCATGATCCACTATCTGGAGATGCCGCCCTTCATCGTCACGCTGGCCGGCATGTTCCTGGCGCGCGGTGCTGCCTATGTGCTGTCGACCGACAGCGTGCCGATCACCCACGAGTTCTACGACACGCTGCAGTCGCTCTACTGGAAGGCACCGGGCGGCGGCCGCTTCCGCCTGACCGGAATGATCATGCTGCTGACCTTCCTGACCGGCATCATCGTCGCCCACCGGACCCGTTTCGGCCAGAATGTCTATGCCGTCGGCGGCGGCCTGCAGACGGCCCGGCTGATGGGCGTGCCGCTTGGCTGGACCACGATCGGCATCTACGCGACGTCGGGCGGCCTGGCCGGCCTTGCGGGGATCGTGTTCTCGCTCTACACCTCCGCCGGCTACTCGCTGGCCACCGTCGGTGTCGAGCTCGACGCCATCGCGGCGGTGGTGATCGGCGGCACGCTGCTCACCGGAGGCACCGGTTTTGTCGCCGGGACATTCTTTGGCATTTTGATCATGGGGTTGATACAAACCTTTATCGTGTTCGACGGAACGCTTTCCAGTTGGTGGACCAAAATCGTCATCGGCGGTCTGCTCTTCGGGTTCATCTTGCTTCAGAAGGGTCTCACTTGGGCAACGACACTGCGCAGAAAACCAGCGACAGAGTTCGCCGCGCAATCATGA